The DNA segment ttgtacttCTCAtgtcaaaaatattttagatataaaagattacataaaattaaatatataaattgatatgatttgatgtgatatatcagattataaaaaattataaatactgcAAAATCTAGAGATTTTTTCAATCCATGATTTGGATCAGGATCAAACTAGATCGTGGATCCAAAAAAAGGTGAGcaaatcttaaattttaataaaaaaataattattttacagaGAAAGCACGATATTTATTCTTCctaaaactatataatattattttatggattTGGTGAGAACACAACCCCAAGGGTGGCAGTATAGCCACCGGGAGCTGGAGCTACCGTTagtatgttttgttttttttaatatatgtatttatttaatatttttaaatatatatttttaaaaatttataatattattaaaaaataatttcttaatcacaaaattaaaaaaataaaaataaaaattaccagCGTAGCTCCCAGCCAGCGGTGGCTTTAGCATTATTCCAACGGTTTTTCTCAAAACTAAAGAATTTTACTCGCAACACAAAGCTCCACACTTCCCCGAAGAACCCTTGAGGAAAGTGACATTTCTAGATCCACATCAATAACCCACCTTGAAAATTGGGGCGTGAAAGAGAGATTGAGAGCAACTTGGCACGACCATCAATCCCAATGTCACGttaacaaagaaagaaagtgagaaaaccATGTGACATTAAAAGCAACGTCACTCTCTAACTTGTACTGTCAAAAACCTCAAAACCCCATGCACCTTGGTCCTTCTTCATCATTTTCCACAACCCAATGCCCCCACACTCCCATCATTTTCAGCAAGACAAATATGAAAACGTAAAGAAACTACTCATAAACAACtcacaacaaaaaataaaggaaaagaaataaacagtCCGTCTTTCTCCTACTTCATACACATGATTTTACATCATCGGTCAATGTTCTTCGAGCTTATCCAACCACGTAGTGTATGTTTCTAGTATAGAAGATTTTAATACGGAGAAAAACGTTCTTTTCACCCCGACCCTCTGTTGCTGTTGGTTGACAGTGATTTGGGACTTGAAAGCGCCCATCTTTTCATGTCCATTGACACTGATTGTTGATACATCACTCGGCTTGCTCATCTCCTCTTTTGTAGCTTTATTCCATTCTCTCATCTTCTATTTCTTTAACTTTTCTCAAGCACTGTGTTGAAGAAATACCAGACTTGTGCTGCTCAGAGAAGGAGCGTGTGTTTGATAATGGGGTCTTTGGGAGGTGAAACTGCGAAAAAGAAGGCAATGTGGCTCTATCCAAAGGTTTTGGGATCCAATCCGTCCGAGAGATGGGGGCATTCTGCTTGCTGTTCTCCTGGGGTTGTTTACGTGTTTGGGGTTTGTATAATTTATGAAGTACAAATGATTTTTCGCCTTTAATGCTCCAAGGATAGcttttttcttctctaattGTGGTTTTTGAGGCTTCTCATGGTTTCACTTATTTGAAATGCTGCCTTAAAATGCAGAAATCGTTTCCTTTAGGCAGTTGTTCTGTTATAACCGGtagcaatttatttatttattattttttcctttttgcgtttatttgatgttattttcaTTTGGATACTTGTACTCTCTTCTTTAGTTTTGAAACAAAGTTATCATTGGCTTAAGGTTACATACACTTTCTTCACTGGATACTGCTTCTTCCTAAATTTATCTTCTTTTGTGTCTTGTTGGAGAGTATTGActttattttcttggatttttgTTTCTCTAATTAGTAGGACAGTTAAGAGGTAGGATGGGCTTTCTTGAAATAGGgaatatttttttccatttgcttttcttttatcCTTCCATTTCCTTTCATCTACTTGTTTCCCTTCTTCTTTAGTATCTTTTCCTGAAAATTTTGTAGTGCTTGCACATAAAATGAGATTAGTTGTGTTTCTGACAATTTTTCTGGTTCTGAGATAATAAGTAGTGCATAACAAAAGTTTGATGTTctggtttgaaaatttgattcaGAGGATAAATACCAGTATTACACTTTTCCTATTGATGATACTCAAACACTTTAATTTCTTTCTAACTTTTCCTTCCCTCTTCCAATTTTTTCGAGAGAAGGAACGCTTTCTAAAAGATGTTTAGATGACAAGAGAGGTTTTACTCGCTGAATTACATGATTTCCTTAAATACACtactatgatttttcttttgagttgACCAGTCTTTCCCAGAGAGTTCCTCTGGTGGTGTTTGTGTTTAGCACTAGCCAAAAATGGTTAGCGGTACCTATCAAAAGGATCCTGTGGTTCAAGCTTCTTCCACTCTAATGGGGTATGGTAATTTTTCTTACTGAAAAAAGCAGGGGTGGTGAGGGGTGGAAGGGAAGATATGGATGAAGCACTTCAGGTTTCAGCCTTCAGACTTTTGTCTTGAAGAATGTCTCtgtgttgctttttctctgatGTTCAATTTGATGCGCCCTCTGGGGGAGAAATATGTCCTCCACATTCAGCTATACTCTCCgggatcatttaaaatatagaaaatccaTTATTTACTTGGCCTCTACGAGCTTAAACACCTTTATGTTTGACAAAGCAGAAATCAAGATTTCATGTTTCTGTCTGCAAGATATAATTTACTGAAATTGATGTTATCTGGCTATGTTAACTAACTACTATAGTTAGATCCTTTAGAACTACATGTTACTGTAATGCAATATTTGTTCCCATTGGTATCTCAAAATTGATCTCTTCTCTTTCACTGACTGTTTCAGGGATGTTGTGGGGGTTTGCATTTCAGTGACGTCCTTGCGCTGCATCTGGATTCAATGGTTTGGAACACTCTTGTAACCACGGGTCAAGGACCCGGCCCAAGAGACAGCCACAGTGCTGTTCTTGTGGGGCACAGGATGATAGTGTTTGGTGGTACAAATGGTTCTAAGAAGTTGAATGATCTTCATGTGTTAGATCTTAAATCCAAAGAGTGGATACAACCTGAATGTAGAGGGACTCCACCATCCGCCCGTGAAAGTCATACTGCCACGCTTATCGGAGATGATAAGATGGTTATATTTGGGGGTAGtggagaaggagaagcaaaCTACTTGAATGATTTACATGTTCTAGACCTCAAGACTATGAAATGGACTTCTCCTGAGGTGAAGGGTGACGTACCTGTTCCTAGGGATAGTCACGGTGCGGTTTCATTTGGTAACAAGCTTTTTGTTTATGGTGGGGACCGTGGTGATCGTTATCATGGTGATGTAGATATGCTTGATATGGAGACACTGACTTGGTTAAGGGTATGGGCATCCCCTCACTATTTCCTCATATTTTCAGCACTTCACTTATGGATGAATAGCTTTAAATTTCTACATGTTTTGgaaatatatattgtttgaaATACATGCAAGAATCCTCATGattgcttcattttttttaccCACCAGTTGGCAATTCAAGGATCCTCGCCAGGTGTTAGAGCAGGTCATGCTGCTGTGAACGTTGGGACAAAGGTAAGTCATGTTACTAACACGTCACAGCATATAGACGCTGCAAAGACTTGAGTTATTTCCATCTATTTTCACGTTGTTATGGAAGTGGGGCTCTACATTATCTGCAGTTAATTCCAAGATTTTCATTTATGGATGGTGATTACTCCACCTATTTTGTTGGATGATggtttttgatttttcattgTATTGGATAGATTAACACAGAGATTTGAAACCTCATCAGTTTCTGAAAAGACAGAAGTCCCTGTGCTCTTCATGATTTGCAGGTCTATGTCATTGGAGGGGTGGGAGACAAACATTATTACAATGATGTTTGGGTCCTAGATGTGAGTACTTGTTCATGGACTCAGCTTGACATATGTGGCCAGCAACCACAAGGACGCTTTTCTCATGCAGCCATTCTTACAAACTCAGACATTGCCATATATGGAGGGTAAGTTCTCACATCAAACTTTTTAGCTTATTGTTTATGCGTAGTATCCTCAAAATTGAGAGTCTCATTTGCAGGTGTGGGGAGGATGAGCGTCCTCTCAACGAGTTTTTAGTCTTGCAGCTTGGGGCAGAGCACCCCAATGGCCGATACAACATTTCGATGTGCAAAATTTTTGGAAACCATTGGAATCAAGAGAAGAGAAATTTTCAAAGAGAAGCAGAAAATAACGCGGTACAAAACTTTGCATggattttcaagattttatatctcctttataatacttttattaaaaTGGAGAATTATACTTTGGAGCAGAAAAATGCGCTCATCAGGAACAATATAGCATTAATAAAGAGAGCTCATGAACCAGAATCAGAGACAAAAGAATGTTTTGGCTTTAGTTCAGGTTCGTTTTGAAAATCAATATATCTTTGCCTCAGGTAGGCGTGGAGGtttatgatagattttcttcatTATCATTTAGATATGTTGCATCCAAAGAGAAGAAGAACTGCCACTTCAAAGCCGTGGGAGGCTGAATTGGAACA comes from the Carya illinoinensis cultivar Pawnee chromosome 8, C.illinoinensisPawnee_v1, whole genome shotgun sequence genome and includes:
- the LOC122317886 gene encoding acyl-CoA-binding domain-containing protein 4-like — encoded protein: MGSLGGETAKKKAMWLYPKVLGSNPSERWGHSACCSPGVVYVFGGCCGGLHFSDVLALHLDSMVWNTLVTTGQGPGPRDSHSAVLVGHRMIVFGGTNGSKKLNDLHVLDLKSKEWIQPECRGTPPSARESHTATLIGDDKMVIFGGSGEGEANYLNDLHVLDLKTMKWTSPEVKGDVPVPRDSHGAVSFGNKLFVYGGDRGDRYHGDVDMLDMETLTWLRLAIQGSSPGVRAGHAAVNVGTKVYVIGGVGDKHYYNDVWVLDVSTCSWTQLDICGQQPQGRFSHAAILTNSDIAIYGGCGEDERPLNEFLVLQLGAEHPNGRYNISMCKIFGNHWNQEKRNFQREAENNAKNALIRNNIALIKRAHEPESETKECFGFSSDMLHPKRRRTATSKPWEAELEQEEHSLSLSQHSSSSQSDQEQASLKKLNDSISISQGFHLFKQIPTNYQSKLRNIAQRTQQDIQFLGEHQNQLKLEQCLHVVPTDQYSEVEQTSLGGRPAQSLIGAEVRGKVDGAFDAGLLMTATIGGKIFRGVLFAPAPGVVSRGTILAQDPSPMSSQIAVNQPYPQNINHSGSFKSLQQAMKHSTPDSGHSFKQAQVVRQYPLIRTAPSSTKELKLRSDLQGVVLTLGGPGSGHGIS